A genomic stretch from Frigoribacterium sp. PvP032 includes:
- a CDS encoding 4-hydroxy-3-methylbut-2-enyl diphosphate reductase: MAHITNGAIAVDLPTPRVPALRNRLRDTPVNGTKRVLLAAPRGYCAGVDRAVIAVEKALEHYGSPVYVRKQIVHNVHVVSTLESQGAIFVDEVEEVPEGSHVVFSAHGVSPAVVKGAADRGLQAIDATCPLVTKVHREAVRFGSQGRHIILIGHAGHEEVEGTMGHAADRTTLVQNPAEVDDLVIDDPDNLVWLSQTTLSVDETMETVRRLRERFPTIQNPPSDDICYATQNRQVAIKKVAVDSDLVIVVGSANSSNSVRLVEVALEHGAKAAYRVDYSSEIKQEWLDGVETVGVTSGASVPEVLVKEVLDDLADAGYGDVSEVVTAEEDLMFSLPKELRKDAQGQTDTRALGGRTAR, encoded by the coding sequence GTGGCACACATCACGAACGGCGCCATCGCCGTCGACCTCCCGACTCCGCGCGTCCCTGCGCTGCGCAACAGGCTACGGGACACCCCCGTCAACGGCACGAAGCGGGTGCTGCTCGCCGCCCCCCGCGGCTACTGCGCCGGCGTCGACCGTGCGGTGATCGCCGTCGAGAAGGCGCTCGAGCACTACGGGTCGCCCGTCTACGTCCGCAAGCAGATCGTCCACAACGTCCACGTCGTGTCGACGCTCGAGAGCCAGGGCGCGATCTTCGTCGACGAGGTGGAAGAAGTGCCAGAGGGCTCGCACGTCGTCTTCAGCGCGCACGGCGTCTCGCCGGCCGTCGTCAAGGGCGCCGCCGACCGCGGCCTGCAGGCCATCGACGCCACCTGCCCGCTCGTCACCAAGGTGCACCGCGAGGCCGTCCGCTTCGGCTCGCAGGGCCGCCACATCATCCTCATCGGCCACGCCGGCCACGAGGAGGTCGAGGGCACGATGGGCCACGCCGCCGACCGCACCACCCTCGTGCAGAACCCGGCAGAGGTCGACGACCTCGTCATCGACGACCCCGACAACCTCGTCTGGCTCTCGCAGACGACGCTGAGCGTCGACGAGACGATGGAGACGGTCCGCCGCCTGCGCGAGCGCTTCCCCACCATCCAGAACCCGCCGAGCGACGACATCTGCTACGCCACGCAGAACCGCCAGGTCGCCATCAAGAAGGTCGCCGTCGACTCCGATCTCGTCATCGTCGTGGGCTCGGCGAACAGCTCGAACAGCGTCCGGCTCGTCGAGGTCGCCCTCGAGCACGGGGCCAAGGCCGCCTACCGCGTCGACTACTCGAGCGAGATCAAGCAGGAGTGGCTCGACGGCGTCGAGACCGTCGGCGTCACTTCCGGCGCGTCGGTGCCCGAGGTCCTGGTCAAGGAGGTCCTGGACGACCTCGCCGACGCCGGCTACGGCGATGTGTCCGAGGTCGTCACGGCCGAGGAGGACCTGATGTTCTCCCTCCCCAAGGAGCTCCGCAAGGACGCCCAGGGCCAGACCGACACCCGCGCGCTCGGCGGACGCACCGCCCGATGA
- the xseA gene encoding exodeoxyribonuclease VII large subunit yields MTIVTPPPTADAPWPVGLLAGKVRDWIDRLGTAWVEGQITQWNVSGGNVYGKLRDLEQDVTVSFSIWSSVKSRVPADLKQGDRVIAAVKPNYWVKGGSLTMQVFDMRHVGLGDLLERLERLRAQLTAEGLFSPDRKKRLPFLPQCIGLVTGRDSDAEKDVLRNAQLRWPSVSFRVVHAAVQGDRSVGEVTAAVQQLDADPEVDVIIVARGGGDFQNLLGFSDESLVRAVAACRTPVVSAIGHEADRPLLDDVADLRASTPTDAAKRVVPDVGEELSRVQQARSRIGVRLNQIVSTEIDRLEQVRSRPVLASPQTLVDVRADEIVRAVARGEELLSRAVERAHTRVSELTAQLRALSPQGTLRRGYSIVQLPGGGVLRDPADAPESTELVLTLEGGALQAVSTGASSPGPASSPSSSSSSDAASPASTSR; encoded by the coding sequence ATGACGATCGTCACCCCGCCGCCCACCGCCGACGCGCCCTGGCCTGTCGGCCTGCTCGCGGGCAAGGTGCGCGACTGGATCGACCGGCTCGGCACGGCGTGGGTCGAGGGGCAGATCACCCAGTGGAACGTCTCGGGCGGCAACGTCTACGGCAAGCTGCGCGACCTCGAGCAAGACGTCACCGTCTCGTTCTCGATCTGGTCGAGCGTGAAGTCGAGGGTGCCCGCCGACCTGAAGCAGGGCGACCGCGTGATCGCGGCCGTCAAGCCGAACTACTGGGTCAAGGGCGGCTCGCTGACCATGCAGGTCTTCGACATGCGCCACGTCGGGCTGGGCGACCTGCTCGAGCGCCTCGAGCGCCTCAGGGCGCAGCTGACCGCCGAGGGCCTGTTCTCCCCCGACCGCAAGAAGCGGCTGCCCTTCCTGCCGCAGTGCATCGGGCTCGTGACCGGCCGCGACAGCGACGCCGAGAAAGACGTGCTCCGCAACGCCCAGCTGCGCTGGCCCTCGGTCTCGTTCCGCGTGGTGCACGCGGCGGTGCAGGGCGACCGCTCGGTGGGCGAGGTCACCGCCGCCGTGCAGCAGCTCGACGCCGACCCCGAGGTCGACGTGATCATCGTCGCCCGCGGCGGCGGCGACTTCCAGAACCTGCTCGGCTTCAGCGACGAGTCGCTCGTGCGGGCGGTCGCGGCGTGCCGCACTCCCGTGGTCAGCGCGATCGGGCACGAGGCCGACCGCCCGCTGCTCGACGACGTGGCCGACCTGCGGGCGTCCACCCCCACCGACGCCGCGAAGCGCGTGGTGCCCGACGTCGGCGAAGAGCTGTCGCGCGTGCAGCAGGCCCGCTCGCGCATCGGGGTGCGGCTGAACCAGATCGTGTCGACCGAGATCGACCGGCTCGAGCAGGTGCGCAGCCGACCCGTGCTCGCCTCGCCCCAGACCCTCGTCGACGTGCGTGCCGACGAGATCGTCCGAGCCGTCGCCCGCGGCGAAGAACTCCTCTCCCGGGCCGTCGAGCGGGCGCACACCAGGGTCTCCGAGCTGACGGCCCAGCTGCGTGCGCTCTCGCCCCAGGGCACCCTGCGGCGCGGCTACTCGATCGTCCAGCTGCCGGGCGGCGGAGTGCTCCGCGACCCGGCGGACGCCCCCGAGTCGACCGAGCTGGTCCTCACCCTCGAAGGAGGCGCGCTGCAGGCCGTCAGCACCGGCGCCTCCTCCCCAGGCCCCGCCTCCTCCCCGTCCTCCTCGTCGTCGAGCGACGCCGCCTCCCCTGCCAGCACCTCTCGTTAG
- a CDS encoding exodeoxyribonuclease VII small subunit → MAQSSSPAPSASAPADVASLSYEEARDELVTVVSELEQGASTLERSLALWERGEALARRCEEWLLGARERLEAARRQAPAE, encoded by the coding sequence GTGGCACAGTCCTCCTCCCCCGCACCCTCCGCGTCCGCTCCCGCCGACGTGGCGTCCCTGAGCTACGAGGAGGCGCGCGACGAGCTCGTGACCGTCGTGTCCGAGCTCGAGCAGGGGGCCTCGACCCTGGAGCGCTCGCTCGCCCTGTGGGAGCGAGGCGAGGCCCTCGCGCGCCGCTGCGAGGAGTGGCTGCTCGGCGCTCGCGAGCGCCTCGAGGCCGCCCGTCGACAGGCGCCCGCCGAATGA
- a CDS encoding DUF4245 domain-containing protein, which yields MTDPGPRTNDPGPRKKQPRIVAELGRPETPDETARRKAENTRKHYANQTAVNLTLSIVASLAVVLFLVLVVVRPSGTVNRQEIDYRSVAQSAESNVDVPLAAPDLPDGWTSNRADISTGTADGVATWYVGLITPTEQFIALEQGVDANATWVANAVQARPATGAVTIAGLDWQVYDRRDGESPGNYAYSMTTTVDRSSYVLHGTAGDVEFEQLATALAEQLADQTGDQS from the coding sequence ATGACCGACCCCGGACCCCGCACGAACGACCCCGGGCCTCGCAAGAAGCAGCCGCGGATCGTGGCCGAGCTCGGACGCCCTGAGACGCCGGACGAGACCGCACGCCGCAAGGCGGAGAACACCCGCAAGCACTACGCCAACCAGACCGCCGTCAACCTGACGCTGTCCATCGTCGCGTCGCTGGCCGTCGTGCTGTTCCTGGTGCTGGTCGTCGTCCGACCGAGCGGCACCGTCAACCGCCAGGAGATCGACTACCGGTCGGTGGCGCAGAGCGCCGAGAGCAACGTCGACGTGCCGCTCGCCGCCCCGGACCTGCCCGACGGCTGGACGTCGAACCGCGCGGACATCTCGACGGGCACCGCCGACGGCGTCGCCACCTGGTACGTCGGGCTCATCACGCCCACCGAGCAGTTCATCGCGCTCGAGCAGGGCGTCGACGCCAACGCGACGTGGGTCGCCAACGCGGTGCAGGCCCGACCCGCCACGGGCGCGGTGACGATCGCCGGGCTCGACTGGCAGGTCTACGACCGCCGTGACGGCGAGAGCCCCGGCAACTACGCCTACTCGATGACGACCACGGTCGACCGCAGCTCGTACGTGCTGCACGGCACGGCGGGCGACGTCGAGTTCGAGCAGCTCGCGACCGCCCTGGCCGAGCAGCTGGCCGACCAGACAGGAGACCAGTCGTGA
- a CDS encoding carbonic anhydrase, protein MTDPLTPGRAWERMKAGNERFVTGAPQHPHQDSDRRALLAGGQEPVAALFGCADSRLAAEIIFDVGLGDLFVVRNAGQVVGDTVIASLEYAVSVLGVPLIVVLGHDSCGAVATAIDSLTSDAPPGSRFLGDLVDMIVPSVRRATIALEPGAVLDPRAVGALHIQASVEALVGRSALISAAVAEGRLTVVGANYALADGRVDPSIIIGRL, encoded by the coding sequence GTGACCGATCCGCTGACGCCCGGACGCGCGTGGGAGCGCATGAAGGCCGGCAACGAGCGCTTCGTGACCGGAGCTCCCCAGCACCCCCACCAGGACAGCGATCGACGCGCGCTGCTCGCCGGCGGGCAGGAGCCCGTCGCGGCCCTGTTCGGCTGCGCCGACTCGCGCCTCGCCGCCGAGATCATCTTCGACGTCGGCCTCGGCGACCTCTTCGTCGTGCGGAACGCCGGCCAGGTCGTCGGCGACACCGTCATCGCCTCGCTCGAGTACGCGGTCTCGGTGCTCGGCGTGCCGCTCATCGTCGTGCTCGGCCACGACAGCTGCGGCGCGGTCGCGACGGCCATCGACTCGCTCACGAGCGACGCGCCTCCCGGGTCGCGGTTCCTCGGCGACCTGGTCGACATGATCGTGCCGAGCGTCCGACGGGCGACGATCGCACTCGAGCCGGGTGCGGTGCTCGACCCGCGCGCGGTCGGGGCGCTGCACATCCAGGCCTCGGTCGAGGCGCTGGTGGGCCGGAGCGCGCTCATCTCGGCCGCCGTGGCCGAGGGTAGGTTGACCGTGGTCGGGGCGAACTACGCGCTCGCCGACGGCCGCGTCGACCCGTCGATCATCATCGGTCGACTCTGA
- a CDS encoding class II fumarate hydratase, translating into MTTTEYRIEHDTMGEVRVPAAALWRAQTQRAVENFPISGAGLEAAQIVALARIKRAAAVVNGRRGIVPAGVADAIVAAADTIIGGQHHDQFPVDVFQTGSGTSSNMNMNEVLATLAGTVDGVEVHPNDHVNASQSSNDVFPTSVHVAVTGALLHDLVPALEHLAESLERKAAEWAGVVKAGRTHLMDATPVTLGQEFGGYARQIRLGVERVQATLPRVAEVPLGGTATGTGINTPVGFPQEVISVLADDSGLPVTEALDHFEAQGARDGLVEASGALRVLAVSLTKINNDIRWMGSGPNAGLGELHVPDLQPGSSIMPGKVNPVVPEAVLMVSARVIGNDATIAWAGASGSFELNVAIPVMGTALLESIRLLSNATRVLADKTVDGLEADVERARAMAESSPSIVTPLNRVIGYEAAAKVAKHAVAQKITVREAVVDLGFVERGEVTDEQLDSALDVLSMTRPG; encoded by the coding sequence GTGACCACAACCGAGTACCGCATCGAGCACGACACGATGGGCGAGGTGCGGGTCCCCGCGGCCGCCCTCTGGCGTGCACAGACCCAGCGGGCCGTCGAGAACTTCCCCATCTCGGGAGCCGGCCTCGAGGCGGCGCAGATCGTCGCACTGGCGCGCATCAAGCGGGCTGCCGCCGTCGTGAACGGCCGACGAGGCATCGTCCCCGCAGGCGTCGCCGACGCGATCGTCGCCGCGGCCGACACGATCATCGGCGGGCAGCACCACGACCAGTTCCCCGTCGACGTCTTCCAGACCGGCAGCGGGACCTCGTCGAACATGAACATGAACGAGGTGCTCGCCACCCTCGCCGGCACGGTCGACGGCGTCGAGGTGCACCCCAACGACCACGTCAACGCCTCGCAGTCGTCGAACGACGTGTTCCCCACCTCAGTCCACGTCGCCGTCACCGGCGCGCTGCTGCACGACCTGGTGCCGGCGCTGGAGCACCTCGCCGAGTCCCTCGAGCGCAAGGCCGCCGAGTGGGCCGGCGTCGTCAAGGCGGGTCGCACCCACCTCATGGACGCGACCCCGGTCACGCTCGGCCAGGAGTTCGGCGGCTACGCCCGGCAGATCCGCCTCGGCGTCGAGCGCGTGCAGGCGACGCTCCCCCGCGTCGCCGAGGTGCCGCTCGGCGGCACCGCCACGGGCACCGGCATCAACACCCCCGTCGGGTTCCCGCAGGAGGTCATCTCCGTGCTCGCCGACGACAGCGGCCTGCCCGTGACCGAGGCGCTCGACCACTTCGAGGCGCAGGGCGCCCGTGACGGCCTCGTCGAGGCGTCGGGAGCCCTCCGTGTGCTCGCCGTCAGCCTGACCAAGATCAACAACGACATCCGCTGGATGGGCTCCGGCCCGAACGCCGGCCTCGGCGAGCTGCACGTCCCCGACCTGCAGCCCGGGTCGTCGATCATGCCCGGCAAGGTCAACCCCGTCGTGCCCGAGGCCGTCCTCATGGTGTCGGCACGGGTGATCGGCAACGACGCCACGATCGCCTGGGCCGGCGCCTCCGGCTCGTTCGAGCTCAACGTGGCCATCCCGGTGATGGGCACCGCCCTGCTCGAGTCGATCCGCCTCCTCTCGAACGCGACCCGGGTGCTCGCCGACAAGACCGTCGACGGTCTCGAGGCGGACGTCGAGCGCGCCCGCGCCATGGCGGAGTCGTCGCCGTCGATCGTCACGCCGCTGAACCGCGTGATCGGCTACGAGGCCGCGGCGAAGGTCGCGAAGCACGCCGTGGCGCAGAAGATCACGGTGCGCGAGGCCGTCGTCGACCTCGGCTTCGTCGAGCGCGGCGAGGTCACCGACGAACAGCTCGACTCGGCACTCGACGTGCTGAGCATGACCCGCCCCGGCTGA
- a CDS encoding prepilin peptidase, translating to MTTTHHEHGPDEHGRDGDRGRDGGDHEGDDSAPAPRRGRRPTRIDVVAGLALLGLVAALDLSLPAAIAASGLAAVTGALVRVDVAERRLPNVLVLVVLIGAAAGVVLAGAGGEGTQAAWACLLGLVVFAACVPLVHAGGLGAGDAKLASVGVVVAELVSPSAPLAWLVAVALLGGVHGVAAVLTRRHGTPPRRVAIPFGPVMLVSWWLAVVAASTVLDAA from the coding sequence ATGACGACGACGCACCACGAGCACGGCCCGGACGAGCACGGCCGGGACGGCGACCGCGGGCGGGACGGAGGGGACCACGAGGGGGACGACTCGGCCCCGGCACCGCGCCGGGGTCGGAGGCCGACGCGGATCGACGTCGTCGCGGGGCTCGCGTTGCTGGGCCTGGTCGCGGCGCTGGACCTGTCCCTGCCCGCGGCGATCGCCGCGTCGGGACTCGCCGCCGTGACCGGTGCCCTCGTCCGGGTCGACGTCGCCGAGCGGCGTCTGCCGAACGTCCTCGTGCTCGTCGTGCTGATCGGAGCTGCGGCAGGTGTGGTGCTGGCCGGGGCGGGCGGCGAGGGGACGCAGGCGGCGTGGGCGTGCCTCCTCGGCCTCGTCGTGTTCGCCGCGTGCGTCCCGCTCGTGCACGCCGGCGGGCTCGGTGCGGGCGATGCCAAGCTCGCGAGTGTCGGGGTCGTGGTCGCGGAACTGGTGTCTCCGTCGGCCCCGCTCGCCTGGCTCGTGGCGGTGGCCTTGCTCGGGGGAGTGCACGGGGTGGCCGCTGTCCTCACCCGCCGACACGGCACGCCTCCGCGCCGCGTCGCCATCCCGTTCGGCCCCGTGATGCTCGTCAGCTGGTGGCTCGCGGTCGTCGCCGCGTCGACGGTCCTCGACGCTGCGTGA
- a CDS encoding PhoH family protein, producing MTVNTRADQQSTSADRRAGTPRTAVDQRTYVLDTSVLLSDPQAIFRFAEHDVVLPVVVVSELEGKRHDPELGYFARQALRLLDGLRVAHDRLDFPVEVGSGGSFRVELNHSNMSVLPSGLQLGDNDSRILAVASNLANDGLAVTVVSKDLPLRVKAASIGLAAEEYRAEQVVDSGYTGLSELDVSSDQMASFWEKETISSRALADVPVNTGLVVHSDRGSALGRVTARGEARLVRGDRDVFGLHGRSAEQRLAIDLLLDPEVGIVSLGGSAGTGKSALALCAGLEAVLEKQQHKKIMVFRPLYAVGGQDLGFLPGDAAEKMNPWGQAVFDTLGAIVSQNVLDEVVERGLLEVLPLTHIRGRSLHDAFVIVDEAQSLERNVLLTVLSRIGQNSRVVLTHDVAQRDNLRVGRHDGVASVIETLKGHPLFGHVTLTRSERSAIAALVTELLESNELA from the coding sequence GTGACCGTCAACACCCGGGCCGACCAGCAGAGCACCTCAGCAGACCGTCGGGCGGGCACGCCCCGCACCGCGGTCGATCAGCGCACCTACGTCCTCGACACGTCCGTCCTGCTCAGCGACCCCCAGGCGATCTTCCGGTTCGCCGAGCACGACGTGGTGCTGCCCGTCGTGGTCGTCAGCGAGCTGGAGGGCAAGCGCCACGATCCTGAGCTGGGCTACTTCGCGCGACAGGCGCTGCGCCTCCTCGACGGTCTGCGCGTGGCGCACGACCGTCTCGACTTCCCGGTCGAGGTCGGGTCGGGCGGCTCGTTCCGCGTCGAGCTGAACCACTCGAACATGTCGGTGCTGCCCTCTGGCCTCCAGCTCGGCGACAACGACTCGCGCATCCTCGCGGTGGCCTCGAACCTCGCCAACGACGGGCTGGCCGTGACGGTCGTCTCGAAGGACCTGCCGCTGCGCGTCAAGGCGGCGTCGATCGGCCTCGCGGCGGAGGAGTACCGCGCCGAGCAGGTGGTCGACAGCGGCTACACCGGCCTCAGCGAGCTCGACGTCTCGAGCGACCAGATGGCGTCGTTCTGGGAGAAGGAGACGATCAGCTCCCGTGCCCTCGCCGACGTCCCCGTGAACACCGGACTCGTCGTGCACTCCGACCGCGGCTCGGCGCTCGGCCGGGTCACCGCCCGGGGCGAGGCGCGGCTCGTGCGCGGCGACCGCGACGTGTTCGGGCTGCACGGCCGCTCGGCGGAGCAGCGGCTCGCCATCGACCTGCTGCTCGACCCCGAGGTCGGCATCGTCTCGCTCGGCGGCAGCGCGGGCACCGGCAAGTCGGCGCTCGCCCTCTGCGCCGGCCTCGAGGCCGTGCTCGAGAAGCAGCAGCACAAGAAGATCATGGTGTTCCGGCCGCTCTACGCCGTCGGCGGTCAGGACCTGGGCTTCCTGCCCGGCGACGCCGCCGAGAAGATGAACCCCTGGGGGCAGGCGGTCTTCGACACCCTGGGAGCGATCGTGTCGCAGAACGTGCTCGACGAGGTCGTCGAGCGGGGGCTGCTCGAGGTGCTGCCGCTGACGCACATCCGGGGTCGCTCGCTGCACGACGCGTTCGTGATCGTCGACGAGGCCCAGTCGCTCGAGCGCAACGTGCTGCTCACGGTGCTCAGCCGGATCGGACAGAACAGCCGGGTCGTCCTCACCCACGACGTGGCGCAGCGCGACAACCTGCGGGTGGGGCGCCACGACGGCGTCGCGTCGGTGATCGAGACGCTCAAGGGCCACCCGCTGTTCGGGCACGTGACCCTGACGCGCTCGGAGCGCTCGGCGATCGCGGCGCTCGTGACGGAGCTGCTCGAGTCGAACGAGCTCGCCTAG
- a CDS encoding aminotransferase class V-fold PLP-dependent enzyme, translating to MSTIDDFAAGFADEAGWFDFASFGPMGTGVVQEARALTELQSRSRHGSVVALDEQAGRARRAVAALTGFPTDHVVFQPSTSQGMMHTLFGLTGALALSPREYPTTPLAATRASSALRVLDTVWLDVPDEAVTPAVLREHLTPSVTAVAVSVVDYRTGYLADLEGIRQVIGDRLLIVDGIQGFGVVDAPWGVADVLVTGGQKWLRAGWGTGFMALSDRALTDLTPVFSGVHGSEITLGGSYEHGAEPAPGAAAFQLSRPDPIAEARLATSLEEIAAVGIRPVAGAVAERATRLIDLADEFAVPVTSSRVESERAGIVVLEPEPQHLTALTASLLNHGVSATVRSTSVRLSTHVSNGEDSFGLLREALMSYGSSISY from the coding sequence GTGAGCACCATCGACGACTTCGCCGCCGGCTTCGCCGACGAGGCGGGCTGGTTCGACTTCGCCTCGTTCGGCCCGATGGGCACGGGCGTCGTGCAGGAGGCGCGGGCCCTGACCGAGCTCCAGTCGCGCTCCCGGCACGGCTCGGTCGTCGCCCTCGACGAGCAGGCCGGGCGCGCCCGACGGGCCGTCGCCGCCCTGACGGGGTTCCCGACCGACCACGTCGTGTTCCAGCCGAGCACGAGCCAGGGCATGATGCACACGCTGTTCGGGCTGACGGGCGCACTCGCCCTGTCTCCGCGGGAGTACCCGACGACTCCGCTCGCCGCGACCCGCGCCTCCTCGGCCCTGCGCGTGCTCGACACGGTGTGGCTCGACGTGCCCGACGAGGCCGTGACCCCTGCGGTGCTCCGCGAGCACCTGACGCCGTCGGTGACCGCCGTCGCCGTCAGCGTCGTCGACTACCGCACGGGTTACCTCGCCGACCTCGAGGGCATCCGCCAGGTCATCGGCGACCGGCTGCTGATCGTCGACGGCATCCAGGGCTTCGGCGTCGTCGACGCGCCCTGGGGCGTCGCGGACGTGCTGGTCACGGGCGGCCAGAAGTGGCTGCGCGCGGGCTGGGGCACGGGCTTCATGGCCCTCAGCGACCGCGCGCTGACCGACCTCACGCCCGTGTTCAGCGGCGTGCACGGCTCGGAGATCACCCTCGGCGGCTCGTACGAGCACGGTGCCGAGCCGGCCCCGGGCGCCGCCGCGTTCCAGCTCTCCCGCCCCGACCCCATCGCGGAGGCGCGCCTCGCGACGTCGCTGGAGGAGATCGCGGCCGTCGGCATCCGTCCCGTCGCCGGGGCCGTCGCCGAGCGTGCGACCCGGCTGATCGACCTCGCCGACGAGTTCGCCGTGCCCGTGACCTCGTCGCGCGTCGAGTCGGAACGCGCCGGCATCGTCGTGCTCGAGCCGGAGCCGCAGCACCTCACGGCGCTGACGGCCTCGCTGCTGAACCACGGGGTCAGCGCGACGGTGCGGAGCACGAGCGTGCGGCTCAGCACCCACGTGTCGAACGGGGAGGACTCGTTCGGGCTGCTCCGCGAGGCGCTGATGTCGTACGGGAGCTCGATCTCGTACTGA
- a CDS encoding isoprenyl transferase, with product MKSPRRPPVAGGLLYGLYQRRLRRELDGAELPHHVAMIVDGNRRWAKARMLETAAHGHRAGAAKISEFLAWCDDLGIRVVTLYLLSADNLGNRASDELTELFGIIGDVADELSHQRDWKVQHVGSTDDLPDGLCASLTAAEERTRDHGGLHVNLAVGYGGRREIADAMRSIVRAHDAAGGTLDALAEVLTPELIADHLYTGGQPDPDLVIRTSGEQRLSDFMLWQSAHSEFYFVEALYPDLREVDFLRAVRDFALRHRRYGS from the coding sequence GTGAAGAGTCCTCGACGGCCTCCCGTGGCTGGCGGCCTGCTGTACGGCCTGTACCAGCGCCGTCTGCGCCGTGAGCTCGATGGGGCCGAGCTGCCGCACCACGTCGCCATGATCGTCGACGGCAACCGCCGCTGGGCCAAGGCCCGCATGCTCGAGACCGCCGCGCACGGGCACCGCGCGGGCGCCGCGAAGATCAGCGAGTTCCTCGCCTGGTGCGACGACCTAGGCATCCGCGTCGTGACCCTCTACCTGCTGTCGGCCGACAACCTCGGCAACCGCGCCTCCGACGAGCTGACCGAGCTGTTCGGCATCATCGGGGACGTCGCCGACGAGCTGTCGCACCAGCGCGACTGGAAGGTGCAGCACGTCGGCTCGACCGACGACCTGCCCGACGGACTGTGCGCCTCGCTCACCGCCGCGGAGGAGCGCACGCGCGACCACGGCGGGCTGCACGTCAACCTCGCCGTCGGCTACGGCGGCCGGCGCGAGATCGCCGACGCGATGCGGAGCATCGTCCGCGCCCACGACGCGGCGGGCGGCACCCTCGACGCGCTCGCCGAGGTCCTCACGCCCGAGCTGATCGCCGACCACCTCTACACCGGCGGACAGCCCGACCCCGACCTCGTGATCCGCACGTCGGGCGAGCAGCGCCTCAGCGACTTCATGCTCTGGCAGAGCGCGCACAGCGAGTTCTACTTCGTCGAGGCGCTCTACCCCGACCTGCGCGAGGTCGACTTCCTCCGGGCCGTGCGCGACTTCGCCCTCCGGCACCGCCGCTACGGCAGCTGA
- a CDS encoding hemolysin III family protein translates to MSTSSPSPVADDGGAELPNIPLLDDALAYPSIERKPTWRGWIHAGTFPVAIATGIVLVVLADGAAATWACAVFMTTSLLLFGISATYHRFPWSPRAKMFLKRLDHSNIFLLIAGTYTPIAAIALPPGKSALLLTLVWTAAAFGIAFRVFFIHAPRWLYVPLYILMGVGALGFLPDLVAASVPMTVLVLVGGLLYIVGAVFYALKRPNPAPGRFGFHELFHACTVLAYLCHWTGILVLALNAPAFA, encoded by the coding sequence ATGAGCACCTCCTCGCCCTCTCCGGTCGCCGACGACGGCGGCGCGGAGCTGCCGAACATCCCCCTGCTCGACGACGCGCTCGCCTACCCGTCGATCGAGCGCAAGCCCACGTGGCGCGGCTGGATCCACGCGGGCACCTTCCCGGTCGCGATCGCGACGGGGATCGTGCTCGTCGTGCTCGCCGACGGCGCGGCCGCGACCTGGGCCTGCGCGGTGTTCATGACCACGTCGCTGCTGCTCTTCGGCATCTCGGCGACCTACCACCGGTTCCCGTGGAGCCCGCGCGCGAAGATGTTCCTGAAGCGGCTCGACCACTCGAACATCTTCTTGTTGATCGCCGGCACGTACACGCCCATCGCCGCGATCGCCCTGCCGCCGGGCAAGTCGGCCCTGCTGCTGACGCTCGTCTGGACGGCGGCGGCCTTCGGCATCGCGTTCCGGGTGTTCTTCATCCACGCGCCGCGCTGGCTCTACGTGCCGCTGTACATCCTGATGGGCGTCGGCGCGCTGGGGTTCCTGCCCGACCTGGTCGCCGCCTCCGTGCCGATGACGGTGCTCGTGCTCGTCGGCGGGCTGCTCTACATCGTCGGGGCGGTCTTCTACGCGCTGAAGCGCCCGAACCCGGCACCCGGCCGGTTCGGGTTCCACGAGCTGTTCCACGCCTGCACCGTGCTCGCGTACCTCTGCCACTGGACCGGCATCCTGGTCCTGGCGCTGAACGCCCCCGCCTTCGCCTAG